The proteins below come from a single Limnobaculum xujianqingii genomic window:
- the creD gene encoding cell envelope integrity protein CreD — MFKSTLFWKVFVLIVLTLLMLVPISMVLEMIDGRNQYRESVISQIKDGTSGEQTVIGPILVVPYVRLETEIVSDGTKKGKTIKKVNRVQGQSYFLPDNLAVDGSVNVEPRKVGIYQTQVYQSQLQFKGSFGKVNFVNSDKITYEKPYLVLALADSRGITAVPTAKLNQHQSMFQSGTKYSEFPQGMHTVFPEAVLTSPQPLDFEFTVSLQGTGHLALMPVGATSTFNLSGNWPHPNFLGQFLPKKREVTEQGFTASWESSWLANNINNNFGRYDMSDIRRSQAQSRSSGSYSYTETEYSEGSRISGFPTFSTSFIEPVNHYQLNTRTVKYAILFVSMTFVAFFLFEVLKSLSIHPMQYLLVAAALMVFYVILLALSERIGFAWAYCIAAVSCSSLIGFYLSAVLKGVWRGISFAGGLLILYAVLYVLLQSEDNALLLGAGLLFVVLAVIMTLTRRLDWYKVASPASPASPASPASPASPASPASPASPASPASPASPASPASPASPASPASPASPASPASPASPASPASPASPASPASPASPASPASPAASTTSTSGGGMQPSGDANIEPVAEQGEDSLERRKYRLWK; from the coding sequence ATGTTTAAATCAACGTTATTTTGGAAAGTTTTTGTACTTATAGTGCTAACGTTACTGATGTTAGTACCTATCAGCATGGTGCTGGAGATGATTGATGGTCGTAATCAATATCGGGAAAGCGTCATTAGTCAGATTAAAGATGGAACCAGCGGTGAACAGACGGTTATTGGGCCAATATTAGTGGTTCCTTATGTGCGTCTGGAGACAGAAATTGTCAGTGATGGCACCAAAAAAGGAAAAACGATAAAAAAAGTCAACCGGGTACAAGGGCAGAGCTACTTCCTGCCGGATAACTTAGCGGTTGATGGTAGCGTAAATGTAGAACCACGTAAGGTAGGGATTTATCAGACTCAGGTTTATCAGAGTCAGCTACAGTTCAAAGGCTCCTTTGGTAAAGTCAACTTTGTTAATAGTGACAAAATCACCTATGAGAAACCTTATCTGGTATTAGCGCTGGCGGATTCCCGCGGTATTACGGCCGTACCAACCGCTAAACTTAATCAGCACCAGAGCATGTTTCAATCCGGAACTAAATATTCAGAATTTCCACAGGGGATGCATACTGTCTTCCCTGAGGCTGTGCTGACTTCCCCGCAGCCGCTGGATTTTGAATTCACCGTTTCTCTACAGGGTACGGGACATCTGGCACTGATGCCGGTTGGGGCAACCTCAACGTTTAATCTTAGCGGTAACTGGCCACATCCAAACTTCCTGGGGCAGTTCTTACCGAAGAAACGTGAAGTTACCGAGCAGGGCTTTACCGCCAGTTGGGAGAGCAGCTGGCTGGCTAATAATATCAATAACAACTTTGGTCGTTATGATATGAGTGATATTCGCAGAAGCCAGGCTCAGTCACGCTCGTCAGGTTCATACAGTTATACTGAAACGGAATACAGCGAAGGTAGCAGGATATCGGGCTTTCCAACTTTCAGTACCAGCTTTATTGAGCCGGTTAATCACTACCAGTTGAACACGCGTACGGTGAAGTATGCCATTTTGTTTGTCAGCATGACTTTCGTGGCCTTTTTCCTGTTCGAGGTGTTGAAGTCACTATCAATTCACCCTATGCAATATCTGCTGGTAGCCGCAGCGTTAATGGTGTTCTACGTTATTCTGCTGGCACTTTCGGAGCGTATTGGTTTTGCCTGGGCTTATTGTATTGCAGCGGTAAGCTGTAGCAGCCTGATTGGTTTCTATTTAAGTGCGGTTTTGAAAGGGGTATGGCGTGGGATCAGTTTTGCCGGTGGGTTATTGATTCTGTACGCGGTACTGTATGTGCTGCTGCAGTCTGAAGACAATGCTCTGTTGTTGGGTGCCGGATTACTGTTTGTTGTATTGGCTGTCATTATGACGTTGACACGTCGCCTGGACTGGTACAAGGTTGCATCGCCAGCATCGCCAGCATCGCCAGCATCGCCAGCATCGCCAGCATCGCCAGCATCGCCAGCATCGCCAGCATCGCCAGCATCGCCAGCATCGCCAGCATCGCCAGCATCGCCAGCATCGCCAGCATCGCCAGCATCGCCAGCATCGCCAGCATCGCCAGCATCGCCAGCATCGCCAGCATCGCCAGCATCGCCAGCATCGCCAGCATCGCCAGCATCGCCAGCATCGCCAGCATCGCCAGCATCGCCAGCATCGCCAGCCGCATCAACGACATCTACCTCAGGTGGCGGTATGCAACCTTCCGGTGATGCCAATATTGAGCCAGTGGCAGAACAGGGTGAAGATAGTCTGGAACGAAGAAAGTATCGGTTATGGAAATGA
- the creC gene encoding two-component system sensor histidine kinase CreC, translated as MRIGFRLLLGFFMIVAVAGYFVMNIFVQEVKPGVRRATEGMMVDTANLLAQIAEQDIRNRNLSKGHIAQAFFDINRTPIGAQIDHIVKNRMEYRVYITDSKGIVIFDSSGEALGQDYSRWNDVYLTLRGKYGARSTRIDPEDESTSVMYVAAPIKSSDGKIIGSLTVSKPNQTMQPVIRRSERRMEIAGGILLGIALVIGAGFVWWINRSISRLVRYASEVADGNAPTLPKMDSPELSSLARALESMRIKLEGKDYIEKYVHTLTHELKSPLAAIRGAAEILQEMPPKPVALHFISNIQQQNERLQLLVDRMLQQAQVESRIRQELAPVDLADVLHSVIAAKEAQITHRKIQLTSQIDAPVSVRGDKLLLEQAFSNLLDNALDFTPEGGDIAISGEFIDKHYRIIVADSGPGMPEYALDKVFDRFYSLPRPDKEKSTGLGLSFVREVASIHQGTIRLVNGEQGGAKAIFILPVKEK; from the coding sequence ATGAGGATCGGTTTTCGCTTATTGCTCGGTTTTTTTATGATTGTGGCCGTGGCCGGTTACTTTGTGATGAACATTTTTGTTCAGGAAGTGAAGCCAGGCGTGCGGCGTGCAACAGAAGGCATGATGGTAGATACCGCAAACCTTCTGGCGCAAATAGCCGAGCAGGACATTCGTAATCGTAACCTTAGTAAAGGCCATATTGCCCAGGCTTTCTTTGATATTAACCGTACGCCAATTGGTGCTCAGATTGACCATATCGTTAAAAATCGCATGGAGTATAGGGTCTACATTACCGACAGTAAGGGTATCGTCATTTTTGACTCCAGCGGCGAAGCGTTGGGGCAGGATTATTCGCGCTGGAATGATGTTTACCTGACTTTAAGAGGGAAATACGGCGCGCGTAGCACCCGTATTGATCCTGAAGATGAAAGTACTTCCGTCATGTATGTGGCTGCACCGATTAAATCCTCTGACGGTAAGATAATTGGGTCACTCACCGTATCCAAACCCAATCAGACCATGCAGCCAGTTATTCGCCGCAGTGAACGCCGTATGGAGATTGCCGGTGGTATTTTATTAGGTATCGCACTGGTAATTGGGGCTGGTTTTGTCTGGTGGATTAACCGTTCTATTTCTCGTCTCGTGCGCTACGCCAGTGAAGTGGCCGACGGCAATGCACCAACTCTGCCGAAAATGGATAGCCCGGAGTTATCCAGTCTGGCCCGTGCATTGGAGAGTATGCGAATTAAGCTGGAAGGTAAGGACTATATCGAAAAATACGTTCATACCCTAACCCATGAGCTTAAAAGCCCGCTGGCTGCCATTCGCGGTGCGGCAGAGATCTTGCAGGAGATGCCACCAAAGCCCGTGGCACTGCACTTTATCAGCAATATTCAACAGCAAAATGAACGACTGCAATTGTTGGTTGACCGCATGCTGCAACAGGCTCAGGTGGAGAGCCGAATTCGACAAGAGCTGGCACCGGTCGATTTGGCGGACGTATTGCACAGTGTGATTGCTGCCAAAGAGGCGCAGATTACCCATCGTAAAATTCAGTTAACCAGCCAGATTGATGCTCCGGTTAGCGTTCGTGGCGATAAACTGCTACTGGAACAAGCCTTTAGTAATTTGTTAGACAATGCTTTGGACTTCACGCCAGAAGGGGGAGACATTGCCATTAGCGGTGAGTTTATTGATAAACATTACCGAATTATTGTGGCAGATAGTGGTCCGGGCATGCCGGAGTATGCGCTGGATAAAGTGTTCGATCGCTTCTATTCCCTTCCTCGTCCGGATAAAGAGAAAAGTACCGGACTGGGCCTGAGCTTTGTGCGGGAAGTGGCATCCATCCATCAGGGAACCATTCGTCTGGTGAACGGCGAACAGGGTGGTGCAAAAGCCATTTTTATTCTGCCGGTGAAAGAAAAGTAA
- the creB gene encoding two-component system response regulator CreB — MSLIWLVEDEASIADTLIYTLETDGFEVRWFERGEPVLTALNQSRPALAILDVGLPDINGFDLCRRMLAQSADLPLIFLTARSEELDRIVGLEIGADDYIAKPFSPREVSARVRTILRRLEKQQRMLPSYGAFGLDEEGATITFCGQTLLLTRYEFLLLRTLIKSPRRVFSRQQLMDLVWQDAEESLDRTVDTHIKTLRAKLRVISEETNPIQTHRGLGYSLSPDK; from the coding sequence ATGTCACTAATTTGGCTGGTTGAAGATGAAGCAAGCATCGCGGATACCCTAATCTATACGTTAGAGACGGATGGTTTTGAGGTGCGTTGGTTTGAACGTGGTGAACCTGTGCTGACAGCCCTGAACCAGAGCCGTCCGGCGTTGGCTATTCTTGATGTTGGACTACCGGATATTAATGGTTTTGACCTGTGTCGCCGTATGCTGGCTCAATCTGCCGATCTGCCGCTGATTTTTCTGACTGCTCGCAGTGAAGAACTGGATCGCATTGTTGGTCTGGAAATTGGTGCTGATGATTATATTGCCAAACCTTTCTCTCCACGTGAAGTTAGCGCCAGAGTTCGAACTATCCTGCGCCGTCTGGAAAAACAGCAGCGGATGTTGCCCAGCTATGGTGCATTTGGGCTGGATGAAGAGGGTGCCACTATTACCTTCTGCGGCCAGACACTATTGCTAACCCGCTATGAATTTTTGCTGTTAAGAACACTAATTAAATCACCGCGTCGGGTATTCTCCCGTCAGCAACTGATGGATTTGGTATGGCAGGATGCAGAAGAGAGTCTGGATCGTACCGTGGATACCCATATCAAAACCTTAAGAGCCAAACTGCGCGTAATATCAGAAGAAACCAATCCGATTCAGACCCACCGCGGTCTTGGATATAGCCTGAGTCCTGATAAATGA
- a CDS encoding protein YgfX, translating into MPNVVLWHSDIRVSWKTQCISLLIHGALVLLVLLSPWNDGYWPLWLTLVTLVIFDCLRSQRHIQRMQGEMILLSNYDIQWHREEWRISGKPMMLKWGVMLKLASVSGKYSRRRVWLAIDSMDAEAWSSLRFHLLQLDKQQNKH; encoded by the coding sequence ATGCCGAACGTAGTTCTCTGGCATAGTGACATTCGGGTTTCCTGGAAAACCCAATGCATTTCACTGTTGATACACGGCGCTTTAGTGCTGTTAGTGTTACTCTCTCCGTGGAATGACGGCTATTGGCCGCTGTGGTTAACGCTGGTCACTCTGGTCATTTTTGATTGTCTGCGCAGTCAGCGTCACATACAGCGAATGCAGGGTGAGATGATACTGCTGAGTAATTACGATATTCAGTGGCACCGTGAAGAGTGGCGCATATCAGGGAAACCGATGATGTTAAAATGGGGCGTTATGTTGAAGCTTGCTTCTGTCTCCGGAAAATATTCCCGCCGTCGCGTTTGGCTGGCGATTGACAGTATGGATGCTGAAGCATGGAGTAGCTTACGTTTTCATCTTCTTCAGCTTGATAAACAACAAAATAAGCATTAA
- the sdhE gene encoding FAD assembly factor SdhE — protein MDINNKTRIHWACRRGMRELDIAIMPFFENDYDNLSDADKQVFIRLLECEDPQLYRWLMNQAIPEEADMARMIKMIQKKNAERSSLA, from the coding sequence ATGGATATTAATAATAAAACCCGAATTCACTGGGCGTGCCGCCGCGGAATGCGCGAGCTGGATATTGCTATCATGCCATTTTTTGAAAATGACTATGACAACCTGTCGGATGCTGACAAGCAGGTATTTATTCGTTTACTGGAATGTGAAGATCCTCAGCTGTATCGCTGGTTAATGAATCAGGCGATACCGGAAGAGGCGGATATGGCTCGTATGATCAAAATGATTCAGAAAAAAAATGCCGAACGTAGTTCTCTGGCATAG
- the ygfZ gene encoding tRNA-modifying protein YgfZ, with the protein MTYKSPLPSQLACPSSDLSLTLISLEDWALVTLSGEDNRKYLQGQLSNDVFALQPEQHQLAAHCDAKGKMWSAIRLFQYGDALAYLQRSSLCDNQLTELKKYAVFSKVTIERKNDAVLLGVAGGNARSMLSSFYATLPDANTSVVQQGDTCILHFPLPTERFLIVTTQDEANSLYGYLLGKAALNDSRQWLALDIEAGIPVIDSATSDEFIPQATNIQALDGISFTKGCYSGQEMIARAKYRGANKRAMYWLAGKALSLPNTGDDLELQLGENWRRTGTVLASVKLTDSTIWVQAILNNDLDSDAVLRVKDDVTSHLAIQPLPYSLEKTDKA; encoded by the coding sequence ATGACTTATAAATCCCCACTACCTTCTCAGTTAGCCTGTCCATCCTCTGACCTGTCGCTGACTCTGATTTCATTAGAAGACTGGGCTCTGGTAACCCTGAGCGGTGAAGATAATCGTAAGTACTTACAAGGGCAGCTTAGCAATGATGTATTTGCCCTACAGCCGGAGCAGCATCAGTTAGCCGCTCACTGTGACGCTAAAGGAAAAATGTGGAGTGCCATTCGTCTGTTCCAGTACGGCGATGCTCTGGCCTACCTGCAGCGTAGCAGCCTGTGTGATAACCAGCTCACCGAGCTGAAGAAATATGCGGTGTTCTCGAAAGTAACCATTGAACGAAAAAATGATGCGGTACTTCTGGGGGTGGCCGGTGGCAACGCCCGGTCGATGCTGTCGTCCTTTTATGCAACCTTGCCAGATGCCAACACATCCGTTGTTCAACAGGGTGATACCTGCATTCTACATTTTCCTCTGCCAACCGAACGCTTTCTGATCGTAACCACACAAGATGAAGCCAACAGTTTGTACGGTTATTTGCTGGGTAAAGCCGCACTGAATGACAGCCGCCAGTGGTTGGCCTTGGATATCGAAGCCGGTATTCCAGTAATTGACAGTGCCACCAGCGATGAGTTTATTCCTCAGGCCACCAATATTCAGGCGCTGGATGGTATTAGTTTTACCAAAGGCTGCTATAGCGGGCAGGAGATGATTGCCCGCGCCAAGTACCGCGGTGCAAATAAACGTGCTATGTACTGGCTGGCGGGTAAAGCTCTGAGTTTGCCAAATACCGGAGACGATCTGGAATTACAGTTAGGAGAGAACTGGCGCCGCACGGGCACTGTACTGGCCTCAGTCAAACTGACTGACAGCACAATTTGGGTACAGGCCATATTAAATAATGATTTGGATAGTGATGCCGTTTTGCGAGTAAAAGATGATGTAACCAGTCACTTAGCTATTCAACCGTTACCTTATTCGCTGGAAAAAACCGACAAAGCATAA
- the trhA gene encoding PAQR family membrane homeostasis protein TrhA yields MSASVKQGYSVAEEIANSISHGIGFILGIVGLVLLLTQAIGKDAGSLEITSYSLYGGSIILLFLASTLYHAIPNQAAKRRLKVFDHCAIYLLIAGTYTPFLLVGLGSPLAQGLMVVIWSLALIGVLFKLAFTHRFKVVSLVTYLGMGWLSLVVIYQMAVKLSVGAVGLLAVGGIIYSLGVIFYVNKRIPFNHAIWHGFVLGGSVCHFLAIYLYIA; encoded by the coding sequence ATGTCAGCGTCTGTTAAACAGGGCTACTCAGTAGCCGAAGAGATTGCCAATAGTATTAGCCACGGCATTGGATTTATTTTAGGTATTGTCGGGCTGGTACTGCTTTTAACTCAGGCTATCGGTAAAGATGCCGGTTCCCTGGAAATTACTAGCTATAGCCTGTATGGCGGCAGCATTATTCTGCTGTTTCTTGCCTCAACGCTTTATCATGCCATCCCTAATCAGGCGGCTAAGCGTCGGCTAAAAGTGTTTGATCACTGCGCGATTTATCTGCTGATTGCCGGTACCTATACTCCTTTCTTACTGGTGGGATTAGGTTCTCCACTGGCACAGGGGCTAATGGTGGTTATCTGGAGTCTGGCGCTTATTGGCGTGTTGTTTAAGTTAGCATTTACTCACCGTTTTAAAGTGGTATCGCTGGTGACCTATCTGGGGATGGGCTGGCTCTCTCTGGTGGTGATTTATCAGATGGCAGTGAAACTATCGGTGGGTGCAGTTGGGTTATTAGCGGTAGGTGGGATAATTTATAGCCTGGGCGTTATTTTCTACGTTAATAAACGAATTCCATTTAACCACGCTATCTGGCACGGGTTCGTTCTGGGTGGTAGCGTGTGCCATTTTCTGGCTATTTATCTGTATATTGCCTGA
- a CDS encoding alanine/glycine:cation symporter family protein: MEILEQLVDQVNSLLWDHLLIFLLCGTGIYFTIRLGFIQIRHFGSGVKALFGGMSLKGDKAGKHGMSSFQAVATAIAGQVGTGNLAGPATAILAGGPGAIFWMWVSSFLGMSTIYAEAILAQKFKTKDRNGQTVGGPAYYIEQGLKCKWLACVFAVLIIFALGFIGNMVQSNAIASAFNSSLGVPNWLMGVIMAIVAGVVIIGGIRSIASFSEKVVPIMAICYLIGAFTILAFNYQYVLPAFESIFIAAFNPQAVVGGGVGIGIQQAMRFGIARGLFANEAGMGSTPHAHAVARVARPEQQGFIAMMGVFVVCVIVTVTALVIITSGMKEWDAAGRVGESFLSIFRGQGITVTQQAYTYVFGHFGSLFISASLFFFAFTTIIGWYYYAENNVRYLFSSTSAVRIYQFLVICFIFVASLFNVELVWKMADMFNGLMVLPNLAALLLLSPIVIKLGKMAGYGSGIADPEPGQ; encoded by the coding sequence ATGGAGATACTTGAGCAACTGGTCGATCAGGTTAATAGCCTGCTCTGGGACCACCTATTGATATTCCTGTTATGCGGAACAGGGATTTATTTCACCATTCGTTTAGGTTTTATCCAGATTCGACATTTTGGCTCCGGCGTTAAAGCGCTGTTTGGCGGAATGTCACTTAAAGGGGATAAAGCTGGCAAACATGGGATGAGTTCATTCCAGGCTGTGGCAACCGCCATTGCAGGTCAGGTAGGAACAGGAAATCTGGCAGGGCCGGCAACGGCAATTCTGGCCGGTGGGCCGGGAGCTATTTTCTGGATGTGGGTTTCCTCTTTCTTGGGGATGTCTACCATCTATGCTGAAGCCATTCTGGCGCAAAAATTCAAAACCAAAGATAGAAATGGACAGACCGTTGGCGGTCCTGCGTACTATATTGAGCAAGGTTTAAAGTGTAAGTGGCTGGCCTGCGTTTTTGCCGTGCTGATTATTTTTGCTTTAGGCTTCATCGGTAATATGGTGCAGTCTAATGCGATTGCTTCTGCCTTTAACAGCTCTCTTGGTGTGCCAAACTGGCTGATGGGCGTTATCATGGCTATCGTTGCCGGTGTGGTGATTATCGGTGGTATTCGCAGCATTGCTTCTTTCAGTGAGAAAGTAGTGCCAATTATGGCGATCTGCTATCTGATTGGTGCCTTTACTATTCTGGCATTTAACTACCAATATGTTTTGCCTGCTTTTGAGTCGATTTTTATTGCAGCATTTAATCCACAGGCAGTAGTGGGTGGTGGTGTTGGTATCGGTATTCAGCAAGCGATGCGTTTTGGTATTGCCCGGGGCCTGTTTGCTAACGAAGCCGGTATGGGTTCTACTCCCCATGCTCACGCCGTTGCCCGGGTAGCAAGACCGGAACAACAGGGCTTTATTGCCATGATGGGTGTATTCGTGGTGTGCGTTATTGTTACCGTGACTGCACTGGTGATCATTACTTCGGGGATGAAGGAATGGGATGCGGCAGGCCGCGTTGGTGAATCCTTCCTGAGTATTTTCCGTGGTCAGGGCATTACTGTTACCCAACAGGCTTACACCTATGTGTTCGGTCATTTCGGTAGTCTGTTTATCTCCGCATCGTTATTCTTCTTTGCGTTTACCACCATTATCGGCTGGTACTACTATGCGGAAAATAACGTGCGTTATCTGTTTAGTTCAACGTCCGCCGTTCGTATTTATCAGTTCCTGGTGATCTGCTTTATCTTTGTTGCCTCACTGTTTAATGTTGAGCTGGTATGGAAAATGGCAGATATGTTCAACGGCCTGATGGTGTTACCAAACCTTGCTGCATTACTGCTGCTTTCACCGATTGTGATTAAGCTGGGTAAGATGGCGGGATACGGTAGCGGTATTGCGGATCCGGAACCAGGTCAATAA
- the gcvP gene encoding aminomethyl-transferring glycine dehydrogenase, producing the protein MNRTIKQLEYGEAFIERHIGPSAEQRQQMLDIIGAKSLDELTQFIVPADIQLPNPPATGDARTEHQALAELKAIAAQNQRYKSYIGMGYNAVLTPPVILRNMLENPGWYTAYTPYQPEVSQGRLEALLNFQQMTQDLTGLDLASASLLDEATAAAEAMAMAKRASKLKLTNSFFVAEDVHPQTIDVVQTRAEAFGFNVIVGPASHALNHSDLFGVLVQLTGTTGELHNDSELLHQLKQRGVITCIAADIMSLVLLESPASMGADVVFGSSQRFGVPMGYGGPHAAFFACRDEFKRSMPGRIIGVSKDAAGNTALRMAMQTREQHIRREKANSNICTSQVLLANIAGFYAVYHGPTGLKRIAQRIHRLTDILAAGLQQKGLRLRHHSWFDTLCVEVADKAAVLTRALSFGVNLRADLDGAVGISLDETTTVDDLNILFDILCGDHADIDIDALDRQCITQSQSIPAALLRQTPILTHPVFNSYHSETEMMRYMHRLERKDLALNQAMIPLGSCTMKLNAAAEMIPITWPEFAELHPFCPPEQATGYQILLGQLSQWLAQITGYDAVCMQPNSGAQGEYAGLLTIRRYHESRGQGSRHICLIPSSAHGTNPASAQMAGMTVVVVDCDKQGNVDLQDLRAKAEQSGDELSCIMVTYPSTHGVYEETIREVCNIVHQFGGQVYLDGANMNAQVGITTPGYIGADVSHLNLHKTFSIPHGGGGPGMGPIGVKKHLALFVPGHRVVQLEGVITHQGAVSAAPFGSASILPISWMYIHMMGAEGLKMASQVAILNANYIARRLKDAYPVLYSGVDGLVAHECILDIRPLKEECGITEMDIAKRLIDYGFHAPTMSFPVAGTLMVEPTESESKVELDRFIDAMLAIRSEIRRVHSGEWPLNDNPLVNAPHVQGELVHEWSHPYSRDLAVFPSQAVFHNKYWPTVKRLDDVYGDRNLFCSCVPVGEYW; encoded by the coding sequence ATGAATCGAACTATTAAACAGCTTGAGTATGGTGAAGCTTTTATTGAGCGCCATATTGGTCCATCCGCAGAACAGCGCCAGCAAATGCTGGATATCATCGGAGCAAAAAGTCTTGATGAGTTAACGCAGTTTATTGTCCCTGCGGATATTCAATTACCAAACCCTCCGGCAACCGGGGATGCCCGGACTGAACATCAGGCATTGGCCGAGCTCAAAGCTATCGCAGCACAAAACCAACGCTATAAATCTTATATTGGCATGGGTTATAACGCGGTACTGACTCCACCGGTAATTTTACGCAATATGCTGGAAAATCCGGGTTGGTATACGGCTTACACTCCATATCAACCGGAAGTCTCGCAGGGGCGTCTGGAAGCATTACTTAATTTCCAGCAGATGACTCAAGACCTCACCGGTTTAGATTTAGCCTCAGCATCGCTGTTGGATGAAGCGACCGCTGCTGCGGAAGCCATGGCAATGGCTAAGCGAGCCAGCAAATTGAAACTGACGAACAGCTTCTTTGTGGCGGAGGATGTCCATCCGCAAACCATTGATGTGGTGCAAACTCGCGCAGAAGCTTTTGGCTTTAATGTGATTGTCGGACCTGCCAGCCATGCGCTGAACCATAGCGATTTGTTTGGTGTTCTGGTTCAACTGACCGGAACTACTGGTGAGTTACATAATGACAGTGAATTATTACATCAGCTAAAACAGCGTGGCGTAATTACCTGCATAGCTGCTGATATTATGTCGCTGGTATTGCTGGAATCTCCGGCTTCTATGGGAGCTGATGTGGTGTTCGGTTCTTCCCAGCGTTTCGGTGTCCCTATGGGATACGGTGGACCACATGCCGCATTTTTTGCCTGTCGCGATGAGTTTAAACGCTCCATGCCGGGGCGGATCATCGGGGTATCTAAAGATGCAGCGGGTAATACGGCATTGCGTATGGCGATGCAGACCCGGGAACAGCATATTCGTCGTGAAAAGGCTAACTCCAATATCTGTACTTCACAGGTATTGTTAGCCAATATTGCGGGTTTTTATGCGGTGTATCACGGCCCAACAGGGCTTAAACGCATCGCTCAACGCATTCATCGGTTAACCGATATTCTGGCAGCAGGGTTACAACAAAAAGGGCTTAGGCTCCGCCACCATAGTTGGTTTGATACTCTGTGCGTCGAAGTGGCTGATAAAGCGGCAGTGCTAACTCGTGCATTGAGCTTTGGCGTTAACCTGCGGGCGGATCTTGATGGCGCAGTGGGTATTAGTCTGGATGAAACTACCACTGTAGACGATCTGAATATTCTGTTCGATATTCTGTGTGGTGACCATGCAGATATCGATATTGATGCCTTAGATCGCCAATGCATAACGCAAAGCCAGAGCATTCCTGCGGCGTTACTACGTCAGACACCTATTCTGACTCATCCGGTATTTAACAGTTACCACAGCGAAACTGAGATGATGCGCTATATGCATCGTCTGGAGCGTAAAGATCTGGCCCTAAATCAGGCGATGATCCCATTAGGCTCCTGCACCATGAAGCTAAATGCTGCCGCCGAGATGATTCCTATTACCTGGCCAGAGTTTGCCGAATTGCATCCATTCTGCCCGCCAGAGCAGGCAACGGGATATCAGATTTTATTAGGCCAACTCTCCCAGTGGCTGGCACAGATTACCGGTTATGATGCGGTATGCATGCAGCCTAACTCCGGGGCTCAGGGGGAATATGCCGGGTTGCTGACAATTCGTCGTTATCATGAAAGTCGCGGACAGGGGAGTCGCCATATCTGTCTGATCCCAAGCTCAGCCCACGGCACAAACCCGGCATCGGCTCAAATGGCCGGTATGACTGTGGTGGTGGTGGACTGCGACAAGCAGGGGAACGTCGATTTACAGGACTTAAGAGCCAAAGCGGAACAGTCGGGTGACGAGCTTTCCTGCATTATGGTGACTTATCCATCCACCCATGGGGTGTATGAAGAGACTATTCGTGAAGTGTGTAATATTGTGCACCAGTTTGGCGGACAGGTTTATCTGGACGGTGCCAATATGAATGCGCAGGTTGGTATTACCACTCCGGGCTACATTGGCGCGGATGTCTCGCATCTGAACCTGCATAAAACCTTCAGTATTCCTCACGGCGGCGGCGGGCCGGGTATGGGGCCAATTGGTGTGAAAAAACATCTGGCGCTGTTTGTTCCCGGACATAGGGTGGTTCAGCTTGAAGGTGTCATCACTCATCAGGGAGCAGTATCAGCTGCACCGTTTGGCAGTGCTTCTATTTTACCAATCAGTTGGATGTATATTCATATGATGGGGGCGGAAGGGCTGAAGATGGCCAGTCAGGTAGCGATTTTAAATGCTAACTATATTGCCCGCAGACTAAAAGATGCTTATCCGGTGCTCTATTCCGGCGTAGATGGATTAGTCGCCCACGAGTGCATTCTGGATATTCGGCCTCTTAAAGAGGAGTGCGGCATTACCGAAATGGATATTGCCAAGCGTCTGATTGACTATGGTTTTCATGCGCCCACCATGTCATTCCCGGTGGCGGGTACACTGATGGTGGAACCAACCGAGTCAGAAAGTAAAGTGGAGCTGGATCGCTTTATTGATGCCATGTTGGCTATTCGCAGCGAAATTCGCCGGGTACATTCCGGTGAATGGCCGCTGAATGACAACCCGCTGGTGAATGCGCCGCATGTACAGGGTGAACTGGTACATGAGTGGAGCCATCCTTACAGTCGGGATCTGGCAGTGTTTCCGTCTCAGGCAGTATTCCATAATAAATATTGGCCAACGGTAAAACGTCTGGATGATGTATACGGGGACAGAAACTTATTCTGTTCTTGTGTGCCGGTGGGTGAATATTGGTAA